The [Pseudomonas] carboxydohydrogena genome includes a window with the following:
- a CDS encoding TIGR00730 family Rossman fold protein — MTKTNTIKTVCVYCGSGPGTDPQFMQAASALGKAFAEEGIGLVYGGGSIGLMGAVANGVLDHGGKVTGIIPDFLTARENALDRAQELIVTKNMHERKQLMFEYSDAFVALPGGIGTLEELVEQMTWAQLGRHAKPVLLANIGNFWEPLLSLLAHMRQTEFIRQGLAVNFLTANRVEDIVPKLRAAAPDGPAVLQPAEAVTAQM; from the coding sequence ATGACCAAGACCAATACTATCAAGACTGTCTGCGTTTATTGCGGTTCCGGCCCAGGTACAGACCCCCAGTTCATGCAAGCCGCGAGCGCCCTCGGCAAAGCCTTTGCCGAGGAAGGCATCGGCCTTGTCTATGGCGGCGGCTCCATCGGCCTGATGGGCGCGGTCGCCAATGGCGTTCTCGACCATGGCGGCAAGGTCACCGGCATCATCCCGGATTTTCTCACCGCGCGCGAGAATGCGCTGGACCGCGCGCAGGAACTGATCGTCACCAAGAACATGCATGAGCGCAAGCAGCTCATGTTCGAGTACTCGGATGCCTTCGTCGCCCTGCCCGGCGGCATCGGCACGCTGGAGGAACTGGTCGAGCAGATGACATGGGCGCAGCTCGGCCGCCACGCCAAGCCGGTGCTGCTGGCCAACATCGGCAACTTCTGGGAGCCGCTGCTGTCGCTGCTTGCGCACATGCGCCAGACGGAATTCATCCGTCAGGGACTGGCGGTGAATTTCCTTACCGCCAACCGTGTCGAGGACATCGTGCCGAAGCTGCGGGCGGCGGCACCGGACGGCCCGGCTGTCCTCCAACCGGCGGAAGCCGTTACGGCGCAGATGTGA
- a CDS encoding DUF6796 family protein: MNSQSPPRDSLHCWFRLAGIAGIIGALFWIAGDAMIIGAKAQLSDYPLLLQTYAGRIGFGALDMMLPSSEARLAAGALVANVGIVFYLAGSWHLFRALRPAGPKLAWATFILLMCGNAWSPLGHAAFYYVGMVYKTVLEVPEAAHGALLALGEHFHRVLMIAWLLPVVTLGLALLLLAIAIARGGTLYPRWIALLFNPVTFLAIGIGVPHLLPQPLHTWFEGAGFNIGWLFVYGLSTALLWRGPATSAAERQAGAPDFTSL, encoded by the coding sequence GTGAATTCGCAATCCCCGCCGCGCGACTCCTTGCACTGCTGGTTCCGGCTCGCCGGGATCGCGGGCATTATCGGCGCGCTGTTCTGGATCGCGGGTGACGCGATGATCATCGGCGCGAAAGCGCAACTCTCCGACTATCCGCTGCTGCTGCAAACCTACGCAGGCCGTATCGGCTTCGGCGCGCTGGACATGATGCTGCCCTCCTCCGAGGCGCGGCTTGCCGCCGGTGCGCTGGTCGCGAATGTCGGCATCGTGTTTTATCTCGCAGGGAGCTGGCACCTGTTTCGCGCGCTGCGGCCGGCGGGGCCGAAACTGGCGTGGGCCACTTTTATTCTGCTGATGTGCGGCAACGCATGGTCGCCGCTCGGCCATGCCGCCTTCTATTACGTCGGCATGGTCTACAAGACCGTGCTTGAGGTGCCGGAAGCCGCGCATGGCGCGCTGCTCGCGCTCGGCGAGCATTTCCATCGCGTGCTGATGATTGCGTGGCTCCTGCCGGTCGTCACGCTTGGGCTGGCGTTGCTCCTGCTCGCGATTGCCATCGCGCGCGGCGGTACACTCTATCCGCGCTGGATCGCCCTGCTGTTCAACCCCGTGACATTCCTCGCCATCGGCATCGGTGTGCCGCATTTGCTGCCGCAGCCGCTCCACACATGGTTTGAGGGCGCGGGATTCAACATCGGCTGGCTGTTCGTCTACGGCCTTTCGACCGCGCTATTGTGGCGCGGCCCCGCTACGAGTGCAGCCGAGCGTCAGGCGGGCGCGCCGGACTTCACCAGCTTGTAG
- the cimA gene encoding citramalate synthase, whose product MSRERLYLFDTTLRDGAQTSGVDFTLHDKRVIAQMLDDLGLDYVEGGYPGANPADSEFFSTHPKFARAKFTAFGMVRRAGRSASNDPGFVGVLEAKADAFCLVAKSSAYQVRVALETTKEENIAAIRDSIGAAAKKGGEAMLDCEHFFDGYKEDPEFALACAKAAYESGARWVVLCDTNGGTMPEEITKIIGEVTKHIPGTHLGIHAHDDTGQAVANSLAAVRAGVRQIQGTLNGLGERCGNANLCSLIPTLKLKQPFADQFEIGVSDAKLATLTHVSRALDDILNRVPDRHAPYVGENAFVTKTGIHASALMKDPHTYEHIAPEAVGNRRQVLVSDQAGRSNVLAALERAGIAFDKNDPKVTRLVEEMKEREAGGYAYESADASFELLARRTLGHVPDYFRVVQFDVNVEQRTNGKGPQTVALAVVKVEVAGEVLISAAEGNGPVNALDVALRKDLGKYQKYIDGLKLTDYRVRILNGGTEAVTRVLIESEDENGARWTTIGVSSNVIDASFQALMDSLTYKLVKSGAPA is encoded by the coding sequence ATGAGCCGCGAACGACTTTATCTTTTCGACACGACGCTGCGCGACGGCGCGCAGACCAGCGGCGTGGACTTCACGCTGCACGACAAGCGTGTGATTGCGCAGATGCTCGACGATCTCGGTCTGGATTATGTCGAGGGCGGCTATCCGGGTGCGAACCCGGCTGACAGCGAGTTCTTCAGCACGCACCCGAAATTCGCCCGCGCGAAGTTCACCGCGTTCGGCATGGTGCGCCGTGCTGGCCGTTCGGCGTCGAACGATCCCGGTTTCGTCGGCGTGCTGGAAGCCAAGGCCGATGCCTTCTGCCTCGTCGCGAAATCCTCCGCCTATCAGGTGCGCGTCGCGCTGGAGACGACGAAGGAAGAGAACATCGCGGCGATCCGCGACAGCATCGGCGCGGCGGCGAAAAAAGGCGGCGAAGCGATGCTCGATTGCGAGCATTTCTTCGACGGGTACAAGGAAGATCCGGAATTCGCGCTGGCCTGCGCGAAGGCTGCGTATGAGTCCGGTGCGCGCTGGGTGGTGCTGTGCGACACCAATGGCGGCACCATGCCAGAGGAAATCACCAAGATCATCGGTGAGGTGACAAAGCACATCCCCGGCACGCATCTCGGCATCCATGCGCATGACGACACCGGGCAGGCGGTGGCGAACTCGCTGGCGGCGGTGCGCGCGGGCGTGCGGCAAATTCAGGGCACGCTGAACGGTCTCGGCGAGCGATGCGGCAACGCCAATCTGTGTTCGCTGATCCCGACGCTGAAACTGAAACAGCCGTTCGCGGATCAGTTCGAGATCGGCGTGTCGGATGCGAAGCTCGCGACGCTGACGCATGTGTCGCGCGCGCTCGACGACATCCTGAACCGCGTACCTGACAGGCACGCGCCGTATGTGGGCGAAAACGCATTCGTCACCAAGACCGGCATCCATGCCTCGGCGCTGATGAAGGACCCGCACACCTACGAGCACATCGCGCCGGAAGCCGTCGGCAACCGCCGTCAGGTGCTGGTGTCCGATCAGGCCGGGCGCTCGAACGTGCTCGCGGCGCTGGAACGCGCGGGCATCGCGTTTGACAAGAACGATCCGAAGGTCACGCGCCTTGTCGAGGAGATGAAGGAGCGGGAAGCGGGCGGCTATGCCTACGAGTCCGCCGATGCGTCGTTCGAATTGCTGGCGCGTCGCACGCTCGGCCATGTGCCGGATTATTTCCGCGTCGTGCAGTTCGACGTCAATGTCGAGCAGCGCACCAACGGGAAGGGTCCACAGACCGTCGCTCTGGCGGTGGTGAAGGTCGAGGTCGCGGGCGAGGTGCTGATCTCGGCGGCGGAAGGCAACGGTCCCGTCAACGCACTCGACGTCGCGCTGCGCAAGGATCTCGGCAAGTACCAGAAATACATCGACGGCCTGAAGCTCACCGACTACCGCGTGCGTATCCTCAACGGCGGCACCGAGGCGGTGACGCGCGTGCTGATCGAGAGCGAGGACGAGAACGGCGCGCGCTGGACCACCATCGGCGTGTCGTCCAACGTCATCGACGCCTCGTTCCAGGCGCTGATGGATTCGCTCACCTACAAGCTGGTGAAGTCCGGCGCGCCCGCCTGA
- a CDS encoding GNAT family N-acetyltransferase, with amino-acid sequence MAQALRKVGLRPFLPADTSILAAIFIASIEELTEDSYSEAQREAWASRAEDEAAFGKKLGAQLTLVATVQGSPVGFASLRGADHLDMLFVHPGAVRQGVASTLCDAIEKLAAARGAARISVDASDSAQEFFAGRGYLGQRRNSISIGDEWLANTTMTKALGDTPSNDNPGLAS; translated from the coding sequence ATGGCACAGGCGCTTCGGAAAGTGGGATTGCGGCCGTTCCTGCCGGCCGACACCTCGATTCTCGCCGCGATCTTCATCGCCAGCATCGAGGAGTTGACCGAGGATAGCTATTCCGAGGCGCAGCGCGAGGCATGGGCCTCGCGCGCCGAGGATGAGGCGGCGTTCGGCAAGAAACTCGGCGCGCAACTGACACTGGTCGCGACGGTGCAGGGATCGCCGGTCGGCTTTGCCTCGCTGAGGGGCGCCGACCATCTCGACATGCTGTTCGTGCATCCGGGCGCGGTGCGGCAGGGTGTGGCAAGCACGCTGTGCGATGCGATCGAGAAACTCGCGGCGGCGCGAGGTGCCGCGCGCATCAGTGTCGATGCCAGCGATTCCGCGCAGGAGTTTTTCGCGGGTCGCGGCTATCTCGGCCAGCGGCGCAATTCGATTTCCATCGGCGACGAATGGCTCGCCAACACCACCATGACCAAGGCACTCGGCGATACGCCGTCCAATGATAATCCAGGGTTGGCATCATGA
- the cysS gene encoding cysteine--tRNA ligase — MDLKLYDTLSKEKRAFVPLDPRNVRMYVCGPTVYDFAHIGNARPVIVFDVLFRLLRHIYGENHVTYVRNITDVDDKINDRALRDYPGLPLNEAIRKVTEKTATQFHADVDALGCLPPTVEPRATDFVLPRTDGKADMVSLIKTLIDRGHAYPANGEVLFDTASMPDYGKLSGRKLEDQQAGARIAVDAHKKNPADFVLWKQSSADEPGWDSPWGWGRPGWHIECSAMSAAYLGDVFDIHGGGLDLIFPHHENEIAQSRCAHGTHAMANYWLHNGFLQVEGEKMSKSLGNFVTINDLLKDWPGEVVRLNMLKTHYRSPIDWTVKGLEESAKVLDDWYATAGDVAGSKPAGAVLDTLADDLNTAQTVAALHGLRHQAEKGGEAPRAEFVASLRLLGFLAQTQADWDARKQQASGVDAAQVTALIADRTAARARKDWKESDRIRDELAAMGVAIKDSKEGTTWEIAR, encoded by the coding sequence ATGGACTTGAAACTCTACGATACGCTGTCGAAGGAAAAGCGTGCCTTCGTGCCGCTCGATCCGCGCAACGTGCGGATGTATGTGTGCGGGCCGACGGTCTATGACTTCGCCCATATCGGCAACGCGCGCCCGGTCATCGTGTTCGACGTGCTGTTCCGCCTGCTGCGGCACATCTATGGCGAGAACCACGTCACCTACGTGCGCAACATCACCGACGTCGATGACAAGATCAACGACCGCGCGCTGCGCGACTATCCCGGCCTGCCGCTGAACGAGGCGATCCGCAAGGTCACGGAAAAGACCGCGACACAGTTTCACGCCGATGTCGATGCGCTCGGCTGTTTGCCGCCGACCGTCGAGCCGCGCGCGACCGATTTCGTGCTGCCGCGCACTGATGGCAAGGCCGATATGGTGTCGCTCATCAAGACGCTGATCGATCGCGGCCACGCCTACCCGGCGAATGGCGAGGTGCTGTTCGACACCGCGTCGATGCCGGATTACGGCAAGCTCTCAGGCCGCAAACTTGAAGACCAGCAGGCCGGCGCGCGCATCGCGGTGGACGCGCACAAGAAGAACCCGGCCGACTTCGTGCTGTGGAAGCAATCCTCAGCAGACGAGCCAGGCTGGGACAGCCCGTGGGGCTGGGGACGCCCCGGCTGGCACATCGAATGCTCGGCGATGAGTGCCGCCTATCTCGGCGACGTGTTCGACATTCACGGCGGCGGCCTCGACCTGATCTTCCCGCACCACGAGAACGAGATCGCGCAATCGCGCTGCGCCCACGGCACCCATGCGATGGCGAATTACTGGCTGCACAACGGCTTCCTGCAAGTCGAAGGCGAGAAGATGTCGAAGTCGCTCGGCAACTTCGTCACGATCAACGATCTGCTGAAGGATTGGCCGGGCGAGGTCGTGCGTCTCAACATGCTCAAGACCCATTATCGTTCGCCGATCGACTGGACGGTGAAGGGGCTGGAGGAGAGCGCGAAGGTTCTGGACGACTGGTACGCGACGGCGGGCGATGTCGCTGGAAGTAAACCTGCGGGAGCCGTGCTCGATACGCTCGCGGACGATCTCAACACCGCGCAGACCGTCGCGGCGCTGCATGGCTTGCGCCATCAGGCGGAGAAGGGCGGCGAAGCGCCGCGCGCCGAGTTCGTGGCCTCGCTGCGGCTGCTGGGATTCCTCGCGCAGACGCAGGCAGACTGGGATGCGCGCAAGCAGCAAGCGAGCGGAGTCGATGCCGCGCAGGTCACCGCGCTCATCGCGGACCGCACCGCCGCCCGCGCGCGCAAGGACTGGAAGGAATCCGACCGCATCCGTGACGAACTCGCGGCCATGGGCGTCGCTATCAAGGATTCCAAGGAAGGCACCACCTGGGAGATCGCGCGATGA
- a CDS encoding DUF2865 domain-containing protein, which produces MLPRSLPMLAVLAVAGLSAPAFAQNFAPGGGQGSPMCQRLEGQLAAIDRSQGGGDAGKADQIRRYEDAANRQQAELERVQARARDQGCDSSGFFSLFNGRSAQCGPINNQIQQMRQNLDQITSNLERLRAGSANGADDPQRRSVILALAQNNCGPQYANMARSGNFLSNLFGGGPSDNNGAVDPNAPQSGTYRTVCVKSCDGSYFPISFATVPSRFADDERTCKSLCPNAQVTLYTYHNPGEDIAQAVSINGQPYSQSPNAFHFRTQYDKTCSCRAPGQSWADALKNVDTSSGAEQGDITVTEDRARRMSQPPRTAPVRQTGAPQTAAPAAPEANTDPGKIRSVGPTFIPNNR; this is translated from the coding sequence ATGCTCCCCCGATCCCTGCCGATGCTGGCTGTCCTCGCTGTCGCGGGACTGTCGGCCCCCGCTTTTGCGCAGAATTTCGCCCCGGGCGGCGGCCAGGGCAGCCCGATGTGCCAGCGCCTCGAAGGCCAGTTGGCCGCCATCGACCGCAGCCAGGGCGGGGGCGATGCCGGCAAGGCTGACCAGATCCGGCGCTACGAAGATGCGGCGAACCGCCAGCAGGCTGAACTGGAGCGCGTTCAGGCCCGCGCCCGCGATCAGGGCTGCGACAGCTCCGGGTTCTTCTCGCTGTTCAACGGCCGCTCGGCGCAATGCGGACCGATCAACAATCAGATCCAGCAGATGCGCCAGAACCTCGACCAGATCACCTCCAATCTGGAGCGGCTGCGCGCGGGTTCTGCCAACGGCGCCGACGACCCGCAGCGCCGTTCGGTGATCCTCGCGCTGGCGCAGAACAATTGCGGCCCGCAATACGCCAACATGGCGCGCTCCGGAAACTTCCTGAGCAATTTGTTCGGCGGCGGCCCCTCCGACAACAATGGCGCGGTCGATCCGAACGCGCCGCAATCGGGCACCTACCGGACCGTCTGCGTCAAAAGCTGCGACGGCTCTTACTTCCCGATTTCATTCGCGACCGTGCCGAGCCGCTTCGCGGACGACGAGCGCACCTGCAAGAGCCTGTGCCCGAATGCGCAGGTCACGCTCTACACCTATCACAATCCGGGCGAGGACATCGCGCAGGCCGTCTCGATCAACGGCCAGCCCTACTCGCAATCGCCGAACGCCTTCCACTTCCGCACCCAATACGACAAGACATGCAGTTGCCGCGCGCCGGGCCAGAGCTGGGCCGATGCGCTGAAAAATGTCGATACGTCGAGCGGAGCGGAGCAAGGCGACATCACCGTGACCGAGGACCGCGCCAGGCGGATGTCGCAGCCGCCGCGCACCGCGCCGGTCAGGCAAACCGGAGCGCCGCAGACGGCGGCACCCGCCGCACCGGAGGCGAACACCGATCCGGGCAAGATCCGCTCGGTCGGACCGACCTTCATTCCGAACAATCGCTGA
- a CDS encoding NAD+ synthase, translating to MTESAKFVVTLAQLNPTVGDIAGNAARARDARAKAAADGAALVVLSELFLCGYPPEDIVLKPSFQARCRAEIETLARETSDGGPAVLIGTPWVEEGKLYNAVALLDGGRIAGLRFKANLPNYGVFDEKRIFARGPAAGPLTIRGVRVGVPICEDTWMEESAEYENVVECLAETGAEILIVPNGSPYARGKNDIRLSMAVARITESGLPFVYLNQVGGQDELVFDGASFALNADRSLAAQLPCFEEAITTLTWAKGEKGWVCKGPAAPPIEGDRADYAACVLGLRDYVGKNGFPGVLLGVSGGIDSALCLAIAVDAIGVERVRGVMLPFRFTAQESIDDAARIARGLGIRYDVLPIAAAVNGFEGILKDVFKGKPRDVTEENLQARTRGVLLMAISNKFGDMLVTTGNKSEMSVGYATLYGDMNGGFNPIKDIYKTEVFRLSSLRNSWKPEGALGPSGKVIPVSIIARPPTAELRENQTDQDSLPPYDILDGILERLVERDMSVAEIVGEGFERDTVLRIDRLLNLAEYKRRQAAPGVKVTRKNFGRDRRYPITNRFRDNGDRDPEPDHALVTRSRRDSTEVFDG from the coding sequence ATGACTGAATCCGCAAAATTCGTAGTAACGCTGGCGCAGCTCAATCCGACGGTGGGAGACATCGCCGGAAACGCCGCCAGGGCGCGGGACGCGCGTGCGAAGGCGGCGGCGGATGGCGCCGCCCTCGTGGTGCTGTCCGAGCTTTTCCTGTGCGGCTATCCGCCGGAAGACATCGTCCTCAAGCCCTCGTTTCAGGCGCGATGCCGCGCCGAGATCGAGACGCTCGCGCGCGAGACTTCCGATGGCGGTCCGGCGGTGCTGATCGGCACGCCGTGGGTCGAGGAGGGCAAGCTCTACAACGCGGTTGCGCTTTTGGATGGCGGGCGCATCGCCGGTCTGCGCTTCAAGGCCAACCTGCCGAACTACGGCGTGTTCGACGAGAAGCGCATCTTCGCGCGGGGGCCTGCGGCGGGGCCGCTCACCATTCGCGGCGTGCGCGTCGGCGTGCCGATCTGCGAAGACACGTGGATGGAGGAGTCGGCGGAGTACGAGAACGTCGTCGAATGCCTCGCCGAGACCGGCGCCGAAATCCTGATCGTGCCGAACGGCTCGCCTTACGCGCGCGGCAAGAACGACATCCGCCTGTCGATGGCGGTGGCGCGCATCACCGAAAGCGGCCTGCCGTTCGTCTATCTCAATCAGGTCGGCGGTCAGGACGAACTGGTGTTCGACGGCGCGTCGTTCGCGCTCAATGCCGACCGTTCGCTCGCGGCGCAGCTGCCCTGTTTCGAGGAAGCCATCACGACGCTGACGTGGGCGAAGGGCGAGAAGGGATGGGTCTGCAAGGGGCCGGCCGCGCCGCCGATCGAGGGCGACCGCGCCGACTACGCCGCCTGCGTTCTGGGATTGCGCGACTATGTCGGCAAGAACGGTTTTCCCGGCGTGCTGCTCGGCGTTTCCGGCGGCATCGATTCAGCGCTGTGCCTTGCCATCGCGGTCGATGCCATCGGCGTCGAGCGCGTACGCGGCGTGATGCTGCCGTTCCGCTTCACCGCGCAGGAGTCGATCGACGATGCGGCGCGGATCGCGCGCGGTCTCGGCATCCGTTATGACGTGCTGCCGATCGCCGCCGCCGTGAATGGCTTCGAGGGCATCCTGAAGGATGTTTTCAAGGGCAAACCGCGCGACGTGACCGAGGAGAATTTGCAGGCGCGCACCCGCGGCGTGCTGCTGATGGCGATCTCCAACAAGTTCGGCGACATGCTGGTGACGACCGGCAACAAATCCGAAATGTCGGTCGGCTACGCGACGCTGTACGGCGACATGAACGGCGGCTTCAACCCGATCAAGGATATCTACAAGACCGAAGTGTTTCGCCTGTCCTCGCTGCGCAATTCGTGGAAGCCGGAAGGCGCGCTCGGCCCGTCCGGCAAGGTCATTCCGGTCAGCATCATCGCGCGCCCGCCGACGGCGGAGTTGCGCGAGAACCAGACCGATCAGGACTCGCTGCCGCCTTACGACATTCTCGACGGCATTCTGGAGCGGCTCGTCGAACGCGACATGTCGGTCGCCGAGATCGTGGGGGAGGGCTTCGAGCGCGACACCGTGCTGCGCATCGACCGGCTGCTCAACCTCGCGGAATACAAGCGCAGGCAGGCCGCGCCGGGTGTGAAAGTGACGCGCAAGAACTTCGGCCGCGACCGCCGCTACCCGATCACCAACCGCTTTCGCGACAATGGCGACCGCGATCCCGAGCCCGACCACGCGCTGGTGACCCGCTCGCGCCGGGACTCGACCGAGGTTTTCGACGGCTGA
- a CDS encoding diacylglycerol kinase, with amino-acid sequence MLRVWRATINSLNGLLFAFRSEQAIREEVVALVASFPLSWLVGVTSARKVELVVVVLLVLVVELLNTAIEKLADRLTLDHDPQIGRVKDMGSAAVGVMLAIAGLTWLFAIAERIGVI; translated from the coding sequence GTGCTGCGCGTCTGGCGCGCGACCATCAACAGCCTTAACGGGCTTCTCTTCGCGTTTCGCTCCGAACAGGCGATCCGCGAGGAGGTTGTCGCGCTGGTCGCATCGTTTCCCTTGTCGTGGCTGGTCGGGGTCACGTCCGCGCGCAAGGTGGAATTGGTGGTTGTCGTCCTCCTCGTGCTTGTGGTGGAGCTCCTCAACACCGCGATCGAGAAGCTGGCCGATCGTCTGACGCTGGATCACGACCCGCAGATCGGCCGGGTCAAGGACATGGGATCGGCCGCGGTCGGCGTCATGCTCGCCATCGCCGGTTTGACGTGGCTGTTCGCCATCGCCGAGCGGATCGGGGTCATCTGA
- a CDS encoding class II 3-deoxy-7-phosphoheptulonate synthase: MAERWTPDSWRKKPVLQVPEYPDAKALADVEGQLATFPPLVFAGEARNLKKSLARVAAGEAFLLQGGDCAESFAEHGANNIRDFFRVFLQMAVVLTYAGALPVVKVGRIAGQFAKPRSSPTEKINGVELPSYRGDIVNDIAFTAEARVPDPRRQLAAYRQSAATLNLLRAFATGGFANLGSVHQWMLGFVKDSQQSRRYKELADRISDALNFMRACGLNLESHPELRATEFYTSHEALLLGYEQALTRVDSTTGDWYATSGHMLWVGDRTRQLDHGHVEYFRGIKNPIGLKCGPSLKPDELLKLIDILNPDNEPGRLTLINRSGADKVGDTLPHFIRAVQREGKAVVWSCDPMHGNTITSTSGYKTRPFDRILSELKSFFEVHAAEGTHAGGVHLEMTGQDVTECIGGARAITDEDLNDRYHTVCDPRLNAEQSIDMAFLIAEFLKQGRERKAQPLPAVAGL; encoded by the coding sequence ATGGCTGAGCGGTGGACGCCCGATAGCTGGCGCAAGAAACCGGTGTTGCAGGTGCCGGAATATCCGGACGCGAAGGCGTTGGCGGATGTCGAGGGGCAGCTTGCGACCTTTCCGCCTCTGGTTTTTGCGGGCGAGGCGCGCAACCTGAAGAAGTCGCTGGCCCGCGTGGCCGCCGGCGAAGCCTTCCTGTTGCAGGGCGGCGATTGCGCCGAGAGCTTCGCCGAGCATGGCGCCAACAACATCCGCGACTTCTTCCGCGTCTTCCTGCAAATGGCGGTGGTGCTGACCTATGCCGGTGCGCTGCCGGTGGTGAAGGTCGGCCGTATCGCCGGTCAGTTCGCCAAGCCGCGTTCCTCGCCGACCGAGAAGATCAACGGCGTTGAGCTGCCGAGCTATCGCGGCGACATCGTCAACGACATCGCCTTCACGGCGGAAGCGCGGGTGCCCGATCCGCGCCGTCAGCTTGCGGCCTACCGGCAGTCGGCGGCGACGCTCAACCTGCTGCGCGCGTTCGCGACCGGCGGCTTCGCCAATCTTGGCAGCGTGCATCAGTGGATGCTCGGCTTCGTGAAAGATTCGCAGCAGTCGCGCCGCTACAAGGAATTGGCGGACCGCATTTCCGACGCGCTGAACTTCATGCGCGCCTGCGGCCTCAATCTCGAGAGCCATCCGGAATTGCGCGCGACCGAGTTCTACACCAGCCACGAGGCGCTGCTGCTCGGCTACGAGCAGGCGTTGACGCGCGTCGATTCCACCACCGGCGACTGGTACGCGACCTCCGGGCACATGCTCTGGGTCGGCGACCGCACACGCCAGCTCGACCACGGGCATGTCGAGTATTTCCGTGGCATCAAGAATCCGATCGGCCTGAAGTGCGGCCCGTCGCTGAAGCCGGACGAACTCCTGAAGCTGATCGACATCCTCAACCCGGATAACGAGCCGGGCCGCCTGACGCTCATCAACCGCTCGGGCGCGGACAAGGTCGGCGACACGCTGCCGCACTTCATCCGCGCGGTGCAGCGCGAAGGCAAGGCGGTGGTATGGTCGTGCGATCCGATGCACGGCAACACCATCACCTCGACCAGTGGCTACAAGACGCGGCCGTTCGACCGCATCCTGTCCGAACTGAAGTCGTTCTTCGAGGTTCACGCGGCGGAAGGCACCCATGCCGGCGGCGTGCATCTGGAGATGACCGGTCAGGACGTCACCGAGTGCATCGGCGGCGCGCGCGCCATCACCGACGAGGATCTCAACGACCGTTACCACACGGTCTGCGATCCGCGCCTGAATGCCGAACAGTCCATCGACATGGCATTCCTGATCGCGGAATTCCTCAAGCAGGGCCGGGAGCGCAAGGCGCAACCGCTGCCTGCGGTGGCTGGCCTCTGA
- a CDS encoding YncE family protein, giving the protein MVHRVPQTCALVVALALLTPVAATAQIAVSANDGKSALNDGKPEMRNPLVADSVSIIDLNQTPPKIIGEVAAPASAVGPPTSVAIARDESIALVTGAMKVDAESKKVVPDNRLSVIDLKAKPPVVTATLEAGPGAAGVTINPAGNLALVANRNDGTVSIFKISGKTLTPAGKVDFGAPKSGPCAVAFTPDGKLAFVTRDGDNKVSVLKIDGDKVEYTKRDVGAGLRPYGINMSPKGDVAVVADLGLNNGNGDDDTVSIIDVKANPPRTIDAVTVGPTPEGMTLSRDGQYLALAVMNGSNKSRSAPIYNDHGFLKIYRLKDKKLSFVTQTNVGHWCQGVTFNKDARKVLVQCMIENEIMVFDFDGKKLKKSASLKVNGPAGIRIAD; this is encoded by the coding sequence ATGGTTCATCGAGTACCGCAGACCTGCGCCCTCGTCGTGGCGCTTGCGTTGCTGACGCCGGTGGCGGCGACGGCCCAGATCGCCGTGTCCGCCAATGACGGCAAATCGGCGCTGAATGACGGCAAGCCCGAGATGCGCAATCCGCTCGTGGCGGATTCCGTGTCCATCATCGATCTCAACCAGACGCCGCCGAAGATCATCGGCGAGGTGGCCGCGCCCGCCAGCGCGGTGGGACCGCCGACCAGCGTCGCCATCGCCAGGGATGAATCGATCGCGCTTGTCACCGGCGCGATGAAGGTCGATGCCGAGAGCAAGAAGGTCGTGCCCGATAACAGGCTCTCGGTGATCGACCTCAAGGCGAAGCCGCCGGTCGTGACCGCGACGCTGGAAGCAGGTCCGGGTGCTGCGGGCGTCACCATCAATCCCGCGGGAAATCTGGCGCTCGTCGCCAATCGCAATGATGGCACCGTCTCGATCTTCAAGATCAGCGGCAAGACGCTGACGCCCGCCGGCAAGGTCGATTTCGGCGCGCCGAAATCCGGTCCCTGCGCGGTGGCGTTCACCCCGGACGGCAAGCTCGCTTTCGTCACCCGCGACGGCGACAACAAGGTGTCGGTGCTGAAGATCGACGGCGACAAGGTCGAATACACCAAACGCGATGTCGGCGCGGGTCTGCGGCCCTACGGCATCAACATGTCGCCGAAGGGCGACGTGGCGGTGGTGGCCGATCTCGGCCTCAACAACGGCAACGGCGATGACGACACGGTGAGCATCATCGACGTGAAGGCCAATCCGCCGCGCACCATCGATGCGGTTACCGTCGGCCCGACGCCCGAGGGGATGACGCTTTCGCGCGACGGGCAGTATCTTGCGCTTGCGGTCATGAACGGCTCGAACAAGTCCAGGTCCGCGCCGATCTATAATGACCACGGCTTCCTGAAGATCTATCGCCTCAAGGACAAGAAGCTGTCCTTCGTGACGCAGACGAATGTCGGCCACTGGTGCCAGGGCGTGACCTTCAACAAGGATGCCAGGAAGGTGCTGGTCCAGTGCATGATCGAGAACGAGATCATGGTGTTCGACTTCGACGGCAAGAAGCTGAAAAAGAGCGCCTCGCTGAAGGTGAACGGTCCGGCGGGCATCCGCATCGCCGACTGA